Proteins co-encoded in one Trueperella abortisuis genomic window:
- the truA gene encoding tRNA pseudouridine(38-40) synthase TruA: MRIRIDLSYDGAGFHGWAAQPGLRTVQGELESALAMILRQEVALTVAGRTDAGVHAAGQCAHFDVEPAAWEALPGRSSRTPGEALVAKVNAITARRAGGAPGYTDVVVTNARAVPDDFDARFSALWRRYSYRIADGVASWNPCRRDVLWLNYALDVDAMNRAAQTLLGEHDFLSFCKPREGASTVRTLLELDFAREDGMIVGSAKADAFCHSQVRTLMGTLIEVGRGARDEGWPAARLEEAVRNGEVVVAPPHPLTLEEIGYPDAERYGEQARLTRRYRG; the protein is encoded by the coding sequence ATGAGGATTCGCATCGATCTGTCCTACGACGGCGCCGGCTTCCACGGCTGGGCCGCCCAGCCTGGCCTGCGCACGGTTCAGGGTGAGCTCGAGTCGGCGCTGGCGATGATCCTGCGCCAGGAGGTGGCGCTGACGGTGGCGGGCCGCACCGACGCCGGGGTGCATGCCGCCGGCCAGTGCGCGCACTTCGACGTCGAGCCCGCGGCATGGGAGGCCTTGCCCGGCCGATCAAGCCGCACCCCGGGCGAGGCGCTCGTGGCGAAGGTCAACGCGATCACGGCGCGGCGCGCCGGTGGGGCGCCGGGCTACACCGACGTCGTGGTGACGAACGCGCGGGCGGTCCCGGACGACTTCGACGCCCGGTTCTCCGCGCTGTGGCGGCGATACAGCTACCGGATCGCCGACGGGGTCGCCTCCTGGAACCCGTGTCGCCGCGACGTGCTCTGGCTGAATTACGCTCTCGACGTCGACGCGATGAACCGGGCGGCGCAGACCCTGCTGGGCGAGCACGACTTCCTCTCCTTCTGCAAGCCGCGCGAGGGGGCCTCGACGGTGCGTACCCTCCTCGAGCTAGACTTCGCGCGCGAGGACGGGATGATTGTCGGCAGCGCCAAGGCCGACGCGTTCTGCCACTCGCAGGTGCGCACGCTCATGGGTACCCTCATCGAGGTCGGGCGCGGCGCGCGCGACGAGGGCTGGCCGGCCGCGCGCCTGGAAGAAGCGGTGCGCAACGGCGAGGTCGTCGTCGCCCCGCCCCACCCCCTCACCCTTGAGGAGATCGGCTATCCGGACGCCGAGCGATACGGTGAGCAGGCGCGCCTGACGCGCCGCTACCGAGGCTAG
- a CDS encoding LysR family transcriptional regulator, which translates to MAISVQRLDFLLAVSREGGIQAAADALRVSPSAVSQQIRKLERECGSELLVRTHSGAVLTEAGKIVVAGAERIESELDRTVRELLEADGVPTGIVRLASFQTVIRGLVLPNLDIFAERAPGIDLHLRESTADAALAAVRRGRADIAVLEYDSEIPRGPRGVNVAPLLQEPWYMVYPSTYPDPSDPRELAGETWLGVDPDTAAGIATTRLSQQWGFTTSSKYVYEDYDVALHMVATGLGIAVLPKLGLGTLPDGVKVRMLTGLGTRRLVLCVSAARSRQSDTIDHTCKVLRQIALTQWEQRDMNAAPTTTQV; encoded by the coding sequence ATGGCAATTTCGGTACAACGTCTTGACTTTCTCTTGGCCGTCTCGAGGGAGGGCGGCATCCAGGCGGCGGCCGACGCCCTGCGAGTTTCACCCTCCGCCGTAAGCCAGCAAATCCGCAAGCTGGAGCGGGAATGCGGGTCCGAACTTCTTGTGCGCACCCACTCCGGGGCGGTGCTGACGGAGGCGGGTAAGATCGTCGTCGCCGGCGCGGAACGCATCGAAAGTGAACTCGATCGCACCGTCCGCGAGTTGCTCGAGGCCGACGGCGTGCCCACGGGAATCGTTCGCCTCGCCTCGTTCCAGACCGTCATCCGCGGCCTCGTCCTACCCAACCTCGACATCTTCGCCGAGCGGGCCCCCGGCATCGATCTTCACCTGCGTGAGTCCACCGCCGACGCCGCGCTGGCGGCCGTCCGCCGCGGCCGGGCCGATATCGCCGTGCTCGAGTACGACTCCGAGATCCCGCGCGGACCGCGCGGGGTGAATGTGGCGCCGCTCCTGCAAGAACCGTGGTACATGGTCTACCCCTCCACGTACCCCGATCCGAGCGACCCCCGCGAGCTCGCCGGCGAAACGTGGCTCGGGGTCGACCCGGACACCGCCGCCGGGATCGCCACGACGAGGCTGTCCCAACAGTGGGGGTTCACGACGTCGAGCAAGTACGTCTACGAAGACTACGACGTCGCGCTGCACATGGTCGCCACCGGACTCGGCATCGCGGTCTTGCCCAAGCTCGGGCTGGGTACGCTTCCCGACGGCGTGAAGGTGCGGATGCTGACGGGCCTCGGCACCCGCCGGCTCGTCTTATGCGTCTCCGCGGCACGCTCGCGGCAGTCCGACACCATCGATCACACGTGCAAGGTACTGCGCCAGATCGCGCTCACGCAGTGGGAACAGAGGGACATGAACGCGGCCCCAACCACCACTCAGGTGTAA
- a CDS encoding M20 metallopeptidase family protein, whose amino-acid sequence MSDTEPYVHDMIAWRRHLHAHPEASFEEHETVRYLREVLSRRAPHAQLSNPTPTSLIAVFDTGRPGPKIGLRTDIDGLVMDEDRPDLDFASKIPHRMHGCGHDGHMSVVLSAMAWVEDHLGELDGTIVGIFQHAEETPPGGAKEMVATGQFNDFDYIFGFHLWATVPVGLVDIKDGPASANSDLWTMTFTGQGAHASTPESAVSPVIAATTMANQLLSIAATRVDGRQPAVVTTTFMEAGTADALNVIPPTARIGGVVRTHKDEVQARVRSVMEDLCAGMERANPGLAIDLDYLVGYPMTWNDPARTAIVRELAESHWPGKVIADEAMLGGEDFAEFSRVAPATYVFVGAGNPEKGFDAGHHNPSFGFDEDALEIALQLCIDVVKNRERLAKA is encoded by the coding sequence ATGAGTGATACTGAACCATATGTGCACGACATGATCGCGTGGCGCAGGCACCTGCACGCCCACCCCGAGGCCTCCTTCGAGGAGCACGAGACCGTGAGGTATCTACGCGAGGTGCTCTCCCGGCGCGCCCCGCACGCGCAACTGTCCAACCCGACGCCGACATCGCTCATCGCGGTGTTCGACACCGGGCGCCCCGGGCCGAAGATCGGCCTGCGCACGGACATTGACGGGCTGGTCATGGACGAGGATCGCCCCGACCTCGACTTCGCCTCCAAGATCCCCCACCGCATGCACGGCTGCGGGCACGACGGGCACATGTCCGTCGTGCTCTCCGCCATGGCGTGGGTGGAGGACCACCTAGGAGAGCTTGACGGGACGATCGTGGGGATCTTCCAACACGCCGAGGAGACCCCTCCGGGCGGCGCGAAGGAGATGGTCGCCACCGGCCAGTTCAACGACTTCGACTACATTTTCGGCTTCCACCTGTGGGCCACCGTCCCCGTCGGACTCGTCGACATCAAGGACGGGCCGGCGTCGGCAAACTCGGACCTGTGGACGATGACCTTCACGGGTCAGGGCGCCCACGCCTCCACCCCGGAGTCCGCCGTCTCGCCCGTCATTGCAGCGACGACGATGGCCAACCAGCTCCTCTCCATCGCCGCCACCCGCGTCGATGGCCGCCAGCCCGCCGTCGTCACCACCACCTTCATGGAGGCCGGCACCGCCGACGCCCTCAACGTCATCCCGCCCACGGCCCGCATTGGCGGCGTCGTGCGCACGCACAAGGACGAGGTCCAGGCCCGGGTGCGCTCCGTCATGGAGGACCTGTGCGCGGGCATGGAACGGGCCAACCCTGGCCTCGCCATCGACCTTGACTACCTCGTGGGCTACCCCATGACGTGGAACGACCCGGCGCGCACGGCGATCGTGCGTGAGCTCGCCGAGTCGCATTGGCCGGGCAAGGTCATCGCGGATGAGGCCATGTTGGGCGGGGAGGACTTTGCCGAGTTCTCCCGCGTCGCGCCGGCCACGTACGTGTTCGTCGGCGCCGGAAACCCCGAGAAGGGCTTCGACGCCGGCCACCACAACCCGAGCTTCGGCTTCGACGAGGACGCCCTCGAGATCGCCCTGCAGCTGTGCATCGACGTCGTGAAGAATCGCGAACGCCTCGCCAAGGCCTAA
- a CDS encoding CBU_0592 family membrane protein, which translates to MNETMQALAQGMGWLGAALYLGGYYLVSTGKLAADSLRYQFMCISSGLFMVILASATGAWPSVFSNAMFTLIGLYVVLTVKRAYLKQLIATKAHRTMAAHGAHRDAAALSPTASGADARINFSYVDEVMAARSLAR; encoded by the coding sequence GTGAACGAAACGATGCAGGCCCTCGCTCAGGGCATGGGATGGCTGGGAGCCGCGCTATACCTCGGTGGATACTACCTCGTATCCACCGGCAAGCTCGCGGCCGATTCACTGCGCTACCAGTTCATGTGCATCAGCTCGGGCCTGTTCATGGTCATCCTCGCCTCGGCCACCGGGGCCTGGCCCTCGGTCTTCTCCAACGCCATGTTCACCCTCATCGGCCTCTACGTGGTGCTGACCGTCAAGCGGGCCTACCTCAAGCAGCTCATCGCCACGAAGGCTCACCGCACGATGGCGGCCCACGGCGCGCACCGGGATGCGGCCGCTCTTTCCCCGACGGCCTCCGGTGCCGACGCGCGGATTAACTTCAGCTACGTCGACGAGGTGATGGCCGCCCGCTCCCTCGCCAGATAG
- a CDS encoding methylglyoxal synthase, whose product MRIALVAHDRKKQELLEWTQYNYPVLKEHILCGTGTTATLIRNETGLDVEILKSGPKGGDAQIGARIVENRLDAMFFFWDPEAAQPHDPDVKALLRLATQYNIPVAMNRATADIIVGSPLFYNEGYERALYDPALRDPYEVLDIVEA is encoded by the coding sequence ATGAGAATTGCATTGGTCGCACACGATCGCAAGAAGCAAGAGCTTCTGGAGTGGACTCAGTACAATTACCCCGTGCTGAAGGAGCACATCCTGTGTGGTACGGGTACCACCGCGACTCTGATTCGCAATGAGACCGGCCTCGACGTCGAAATCCTGAAGTCGGGCCCCAAGGGCGGAGACGCCCAGATCGGCGCACGCATCGTCGAGAATCGCCTGGACGCGATGTTCTTCTTCTGGGATCCGGAGGCGGCTCAGCCCCACGATCCCGACGTGAAGGCGCTGCTGCGCCTGGCCACCCAGTACAACATTCCCGTGGCGATGAACCGCGCTACCGCGGACATCATCGTGGGAAGCCCGTTGTTCTACAACGAGGGCTATGAGCGCGCCCTGTACGATCCGGCGCTTCGCGATCCGTACGAGGTTCTCGACATCGTCGAGGCCTAA
- a CDS encoding ROK family protein — protein sequence MDASPLFTLAVDCGGGGIKSCVLDAGGFQRSDVVRTPVPYPFSPEDLLQVIERQLAELGEPHFDRVTLGMPGMIRHGVVVYTPHYIRRAGPHTRILPNLEHAWTGQDMQTALESRFDAPALVLNDAEVAAAGIVSGKGLELVLTLGTGLGSAFLDNGVLAPHLEISHATVRWGLTFDDILGEHERVRLGDSAWSRRVAKAVETLWPVFRWDSLYIGGGNAARVTASVRARMPQATWVPNMAGMAGGVRAWSMVNR from the coding sequence ATGGACGCGTCCCCTCTTTTCACCCTCGCCGTCGACTGCGGTGGAGGCGGCATCAAGTCCTGTGTCCTCGACGCGGGTGGGTTCCAGCGCAGCGACGTCGTGCGCACCCCTGTCCCCTACCCCTTCTCCCCCGAGGATCTGCTGCAAGTCATCGAACGCCAGCTGGCCGAGCTCGGCGAGCCGCACTTCGATCGGGTGACGCTTGGCATGCCTGGCATGATCCGCCACGGCGTAGTGGTCTACACACCGCACTACATCCGCCGTGCCGGCCCCCATACTCGCATTCTTCCCAACCTCGAGCACGCTTGGACCGGCCAGGACATGCAGACCGCGCTCGAGTCACGCTTCGACGCTCCGGCGCTCGTGCTCAACGACGCCGAGGTCGCCGCCGCCGGCATCGTCTCCGGGAAGGGCCTCGAGCTCGTCCTCACCCTCGGAACCGGCTTGGGATCGGCCTTCCTCGACAACGGCGTGCTTGCCCCCCACCTCGAGATCTCCCACGCCACGGTGCGCTGGGGGCTCACCTTCGACGACATCCTCGGCGAGCACGAGCGCGTCCGCCTTGGCGATTCCGCGTGGTCGCGGCGCGTGGCCAAAGCCGTCGAGACCCTCTGGCCCGTCTTCCGTTGGGACTCCCTCTACATCGGGGGAGGCAACGCCGCCCGGGTGACCGCGTCCGTGCGCGCCCGGATGCCTCAGGCCACCTGGGTTCCCAACATGGCCGGCATGGCGGGGGGCGTGCGCGCCTGGTCGATGGTCAATAGGTAG